The Streptomyces luteogriseus genome includes a window with the following:
- a CDS encoding DUF4232 domain-containing protein, whose protein sequence is MRTYPLTLAAALAATALLTGCSDDKSGGDDVKNADRPSESACALGDMGVEVGAGAAPAAGDTGTVTVTLTNKGAQCSLKGFPGVDLLADDKTTSVSPDEGAKPQSLTLGKGGTTSFTITYVRGEAGSAESLDVRKASFTLPGDTRTAHELTWSYGAVDWSEDKKPSVSGFETSGD, encoded by the coding sequence ATGCGCACCTACCCCCTCACCCTGGCCGCCGCCCTCGCCGCGACGGCCCTGCTGACCGGCTGCAGCGACGACAAGTCCGGTGGCGACGACGTCAAGAACGCGGACCGGCCGAGCGAGTCGGCCTGCGCGCTCGGTGACATGGGCGTGGAGGTCGGCGCCGGCGCCGCCCCGGCCGCGGGGGACACCGGCACCGTCACCGTCACGCTCACCAACAAGGGCGCGCAGTGCTCGCTGAAGGGCTTCCCCGGCGTGGACCTGCTGGCGGACGACAAGACGACGTCCGTCTCGCCGGACGAGGGCGCGAAGCCCCAGTCGCTGACTCTCGGGAAGGGCGGGACCACGTCCTTCACGATCACCTACGTCCGGGGCGAGGCGGGCTCCGCGGAGAGTCTCGACGTGCGCAAGGCGTCCTTCACCCTGCCCGGCGACACCAGGACGGCGCACGAACTGACGTGGTCGTACGGCGCGGTCGACTGGTCGGAGGACAAGAAGCCCTCGGTGAGCGGCTTCGAGACGTCGGGCGACTGA
- a CDS encoding DUF2786 domain-containing protein: protein MTWHHRPVSTSTTVDRAFEAALYASGETALDTGASLLASDPAADAELGRRGREFVAAAWRRGWQPADVVRIVRRELDDVHVLLAAELIRAQAPDDGPRGRRWNAQLAELPADAPPRPDRFSYATAVLELYRLLLRLPSLEALEDSPGEARTESRMLTRIRALLAKAEATGFPEEAEALSAKAQELMARHSVDEALLAARAPSPDTPGACRIGVEPPYEQAKAVLLDAVAGANHCRAVWNEPLGFSTVVGFDTDLEAVELLYTSLLVQATTAMTKAEAAQRAGGRKRTKTFRQSFLAAYAHRIGTRLTAAAETQVTDDLLPVLASREVAVTGRLDRMFPETTTTRLRGVRDAAGWTEGAQAADRAQVRHRPPLR from the coding sequence ATGACGTGGCACCATCGGCCCGTGAGTACGTCCACCACCGTCGACCGCGCGTTCGAAGCGGCCCTCTACGCCTCCGGCGAGACGGCCCTCGACACCGGCGCGTCCCTGCTCGCCTCCGACCCGGCGGCGGACGCCGAACTCGGCCGGCGCGGCCGGGAGTTCGTGGCAGCGGCCTGGCGGCGCGGCTGGCAGCCGGCCGACGTCGTACGGATCGTCCGGCGCGAGCTGGACGACGTCCATGTGCTCCTCGCCGCCGAGCTGATCCGCGCCCAGGCGCCCGACGACGGACCCCGGGGCCGCCGCTGGAACGCGCAGCTGGCAGAGCTCCCCGCCGACGCCCCGCCCCGCCCCGATCGTTTCTCGTACGCCACCGCCGTGCTGGAGCTGTACCGCCTGCTGCTGCGGCTGCCCTCTCTGGAGGCCCTGGAGGATTCGCCCGGGGAGGCGCGGACCGAGTCCCGCATGCTCACCCGCATCCGTGCCCTGCTCGCCAAGGCCGAGGCCACCGGGTTCCCCGAGGAGGCGGAGGCGCTCAGTGCCAAGGCCCAGGAGCTGATGGCCCGGCACAGCGTCGACGAGGCGCTGCTCGCGGCGCGGGCGCCCTCCCCGGACACACCCGGGGCCTGCCGGATCGGGGTCGAGCCGCCGTACGAGCAGGCCAAGGCGGTGCTGCTGGACGCCGTCGCCGGCGCCAACCACTGCCGGGCGGTGTGGAACGAACCCCTCGGCTTCTCCACCGTCGTCGGTTTCGACACCGACCTGGAGGCGGTGGAACTCCTCTACACCTCACTCCTCGTACAGGCCACGACGGCGATGACCAAGGCGGAGGCCGCGCAGCGAGCGGGCGGCCGTAAGCGCACCAAGACGTTCCGCCAGTCGTTCCTCGCGGCCTACGCCCACCGCATCGGCACCCGCCTGACGGCGGCTGCCGAGACCCAGGTGACCGACGACCTGCTCCCGGTCCTCGCCTCCCGCGAGGTCGCCGTCACCGGGCGGCTGGACCGGATGTTCCCGGAGACGACCACGACCCGGCTGCGCGGGGTGCGGGACGCGGCGGGCTGGACGGAAGGCGCGCAGGCGGCGGACCGGGCCCAGGTCCGGCACCGGCCGCCGCTGCGCTGA